One genomic region from Hyalangium minutum encodes:
- a CDS encoding outer membrane protein assembly factor has product MAPQEPPSAAEARAEPQEQEPQEVKEVELRLPPGSDTRGLADLVTIRRGQVLSTLAVRRSVEALWNTGRFTNVEARTVDVRGGVRLVFQLTPVQQLVRLVIEGNVALSDDEIREASGLPEYAPLDPDSVDRARAAVEQAYHRKGYDQAYLRVSEEPSPGGVVLVFTMDEGQPTRVGRVTLTGSPGLPLSSLLEALGLEPGVVLDQARVDAGLEKLRTVLRQQRYYRARVGAPTVTLEQGLATVALPVSAGPRYTLHFHGNHQFPGVVLERVLAYDGTEVLDPGVVWTLARRLEVFYRYRGFNDVRVTPREVRRPDHAEAVLAFEIEEGRPLTVTEVRFRGNRALPSGVLREVLAEIIRTRDPVPELTLPLRDDPLEVDGRSGQGPRSVPLAPDPHRVFVEEAYLGAAEVLTEAYRERGFPQAQVHFSRLDVDVSARTAVAEFEVEEGSEVRVDEVVVDGLPQGTGTESVGLASGDSLSEEAVERARQNLEQEVARQGYLFARVEVKTEPNTEDPRYVKVFLRVEPGPQVRVGRIIFQGLTRSDERTVRALLALEVGKPLDLEKLAEGRRRLARLNIFRQVEVQLREPNRREEIKDILVTVQERPRIDGEVSGGYFLVDGPRVTLDTAFPNVDGRGLNLLARAKVNYVGWSQEAFSGRYGGVQDDSIRGWEGLGGRGNVALTQPRLNFFLLPRDTGARVDLIGERVHRPSYLSTRFAAVGGLDWPAARWLSLGIQGELEHNRLRSRSGVLNVLSRADQERLRFPYGIFTLYSLRGTSTLDFRDEPTNPRKGLLVSGSAEFTRDLSVAPTDALGNRVADFPIHELKLSGSVSVYAPLGRRASLALSARAGTIVPLSPNAQSIGSKLFYLGGSSSLRGFREDGLLPEDQRAEVRRQLLDCRAVITPQGCPAELVAVLAGQAPLSQGGELFTLGKAELRLPAFRSLDLGFFLEAGNLWGDRTNFDPTILRYTAGVGLRYVTPVGPLAFDLGFNLDPDEDFNEPASQFHFSIGVF; this is encoded by the coding sequence ATGGCTCCCCAGGAGCCACCGTCGGCGGCCGAGGCGCGCGCCGAGCCTCAGGAGCAGGAGCCTCAGGAGGTGAAAGAGGTGGAGCTCCGGTTGCCGCCGGGCTCGGACACTCGCGGGCTGGCGGACCTGGTCACCATTCGACGTGGGCAGGTGCTCTCGACGCTGGCGGTGCGCCGGAGCGTGGAGGCGCTGTGGAACACCGGCCGCTTCACCAACGTCGAGGCCCGCACGGTGGATGTAAGGGGCGGGGTGCGGCTGGTGTTCCAGCTCACCCCGGTGCAGCAGCTCGTGCGGCTCGTCATCGAGGGCAACGTCGCTCTGTCTGATGATGAGATTCGCGAGGCCAGCGGCTTGCCGGAGTATGCGCCGCTGGATCCGGACAGCGTGGATCGGGCCCGTGCCGCCGTCGAGCAGGCCTACCACCGCAAGGGCTATGACCAGGCCTACCTGAGAGTCTCCGAGGAGCCCTCTCCCGGGGGCGTGGTGCTGGTGTTCACGATGGACGAGGGCCAGCCCACCCGGGTGGGCCGCGTCACGCTCACCGGAAGTCCCGGGCTGCCGCTGTCCTCGCTGCTGGAAGCGCTCGGGCTGGAGCCTGGAGTGGTGCTCGATCAGGCGCGGGTGGACGCGGGGCTGGAGAAGCTGCGGACCGTGTTGCGCCAACAGCGTTACTACCGCGCACGGGTCGGGGCTCCCACGGTGACGCTGGAACAGGGGCTTGCCACGGTGGCGCTGCCGGTCTCCGCCGGGCCTCGCTACACGCTCCACTTTCATGGCAACCACCAGTTCCCGGGCGTGGTCCTGGAGCGCGTCCTGGCCTATGACGGCACCGAGGTACTGGATCCCGGGGTGGTGTGGACCCTGGCCCGGCGGCTGGAGGTCTTCTATCGCTACCGGGGCTTCAACGACGTGCGCGTCACCCCGCGCGAGGTGCGCCGGCCGGACCATGCCGAGGCCGTGCTCGCCTTCGAGATCGAAGAGGGACGGCCGCTCACGGTGACGGAGGTGCGCTTCCGGGGGAACCGGGCGCTGCCGAGCGGCGTGCTGCGAGAGGTGCTCGCGGAGATCATCCGCACCCGCGATCCGGTGCCCGAGCTGACGCTGCCGCTGAGGGATGATCCGCTGGAGGTGGATGGGCGGAGTGGGCAAGGGCCCCGCTCCGTGCCGCTCGCGCCGGATCCGCACCGGGTGTTCGTGGAGGAAGCGTACCTGGGCGCGGCGGAGGTGCTGACGGAGGCCTACCGCGAGCGCGGCTTCCCCCAGGCCCAAGTGCACTTCAGCCGGCTGGACGTGGATGTGAGTGCGCGCACGGCGGTGGCGGAGTTCGAGGTGGAGGAGGGCTCGGAGGTGCGCGTCGACGAGGTGGTCGTCGATGGGCTGCCGCAGGGCACGGGCACCGAGAGCGTGGGTTTGGCGTCTGGGGATTCGCTGAGCGAGGAGGCGGTGGAGCGGGCGCGCCAGAACTTGGAGCAGGAGGTGGCGCGGCAGGGGTACCTGTTCGCCCGGGTGGAGGTGAAGACGGAGCCCAACACGGAGGATCCTCGCTACGTGAAGGTCTTCCTGCGCGTGGAGCCGGGGCCTCAGGTGCGCGTGGGCCGCATCATCTTCCAGGGGCTGACCCGCTCGGACGAGCGGACTGTGCGCGCGCTGCTCGCGTTGGAGGTGGGCAAGCCGCTGGATCTGGAGAAGCTGGCGGAGGGGCGCCGCCGGCTGGCGCGGCTCAACATCTTCCGCCAGGTGGAGGTGCAGCTGCGCGAGCCGAACCGTCGCGAGGAGATCAAGGACATCTTGGTGACGGTGCAGGAGCGGCCGCGCATCGACGGCGAGGTGTCCGGCGGCTACTTCCTGGTGGACGGTCCACGCGTCACGCTGGACACGGCGTTCCCGAACGTGGACGGGCGCGGGCTCAACCTGCTGGCGCGCGCCAAGGTGAACTACGTGGGCTGGAGCCAGGAGGCTTTCTCGGGCCGGTATGGGGGCGTCCAGGACGACTCCATCCGAGGCTGGGAAGGGCTGGGCGGGCGTGGCAACGTGGCCCTCACCCAGCCGCGCCTCAACTTCTTCCTGCTGCCGAGGGACACGGGCGCGCGGGTGGATCTCATCGGTGAGCGCGTTCACCGGCCCTCGTATCTCTCCACCCGGTTCGCGGCGGTGGGCGGTCTGGACTGGCCTGCGGCGCGCTGGCTCAGCCTGGGAATCCAAGGCGAGCTCGAGCACAACCGGCTGCGCTCGCGCAGCGGCGTGCTGAACGTGCTGAGCCGGGCAGACCAGGAGCGGCTGCGCTTCCCGTACGGCATCTTCACCCTGTACTCGCTCCGGGGAACCTCCACGCTCGACTTCCGGGATGAGCCCACCAATCCGCGCAAGGGTCTGCTGGTCTCCGGCAGCGCCGAGTTCACCCGGGACCTCAGCGTGGCGCCCACGGATGCGCTGGGCAACAGGGTCGCGGATTTCCCCATCCACGAGCTGAAGCTGTCTGGCAGCGTGAGCGTCTATGCGCCGCTGGGCCGCCGTGCCAGCCTGGCGCTGTCCGCCCGGGCCGGTACCATCGTGCCGCTGTCCCCGAACGCGCAGTCCATCGGCTCGAAGCTGTTCTACCTGGGGGGCTCCTCGAGCCTGCGCGGCTTCCGCGAGGATGGGTTGCTGCCCGAGGACCAGCGCGCCGAGGTGCGCCGGCAGCTGCTCGACTGCCGCGCCGTCATTACTCCGCAGGGGTGCCCCGCGGAGCTGGTGGCGGTGCTGGCGGGGCAGGCGCCGCTGAGCCAGGGTGGCGAGCTGTTCACTCTGGGCAAGGCGGAGCTGCGGCTGCCGGCCTTCCGCTCGTTGGATCTGGGCTTCTTCCTCGAGGCCGGCAACCTGTGGGGAGACCGGACGAACTTCGATCCGACGATCCTGCGCTACACGGCGGGCGTAGGGCTGCGGTACGTGACGCCGGTGGGGCCGCTGGCCTTCGATCTGGGCTTCAACCTGGACCCGGACGAGGACTTCAACGAGCCGGCCTCTCAGTTCCACTTCAGCATCGGGGTCTTCTAG
- a CDS encoding translocation/assembly module TamB domain-containing protein: protein MATNSRQGARWALLVIALLIVGAIFALRTSVAWETACTLARRNLPDLIGLDVGIGQCELDPLGQKVIIRGLSLFAPGTDTPLLAADLAEVQLGLTRPFSGKVALDLLRVQRPRVALDLSQPSANAKPGEPAPCPLKPLERLKISRLALTGAQVRVALPNGRRIEVSDLDVGWKERWGVSEFDVEARRGVVVLGPSGGELLLGRLVLSGGLDVDEQLLQLNRAEVALDDATVSASGRVESLCQPVLALDAQVFLPLRTLKEAGLLERPASGHVWTRLTVTGRPLAPSVSVEVSANNLAYDRYGPTSLTAQLHYQGERVKVEKLTVPVGNGRAEVSGTVRLAPGLPVELDVKTYDASFGRILAQSGVKGSWVDFPATVTGRLTGTILPRPQLSGEADLRTGHFVLATRAYDAPEQKGLTLLEFDRGRVQATLKILSDRVTIDGQVESGRSRMNTDVTLFYDPARGLDVRADGDLELSDFGAVAGLPWAGRGTANLTVAGPYVDVKVDSNVSFRDFTFWGLGMGVVQGKATYEDLVLSFPTITGQKGRTQYFGKAALTFGKSLHAKAEVNVPQGRTEDLIDVIAGLHPNIAVMQGTIAGLASGRVEIDSPVDRFEGLVAFDFKNTTYYGRRMGDGSSRLRFVDGKEMVLERTTLEGPLGKSWVEGTFTFAGGLDYRFGGENLSLAEAIGPELATRMGMEGTLTLEGTVSGNSTLPIVEGTLKGPRVTFADRDLGAMHLVGKMTGRDFEVSGQLFKDANGFLTMKVREPFPYELSVALELPEIRPLLPANAVTQGMSGSLKGTLSAQGNIRNYEAVQVTAFVDQLSLARGIFRGQNEGPISLSYMGGRLNVEPFTFRGPDLEVSGAGWMGPRALDLNVRGGMDLRVAESLLPEVERTGGRVEFQGQASGNLDKPSLVGEASVSDLRVSARGRPVTLRAVSGLATFTEQGVLLKGFRGLLNEGRATASGEITLKNFSPDKISLAAELEDVTYRYSDDLPITASGGLQLTGTPDALLLAGDVDLLRLRYQKGLELDSMLKNLGRRTASVLPTTADKAPEFLTYDVRVHLKDVRVDNNLARARLLGDLRLTGTNVRPGVLGRVEAEEGSQAFFRNNQFTITQAEVELRDRYGIDLVFDVRGQTQVREYTLKVHAFGRPADPQVLFSSEPSLAEGDVVSLLTLGVTSTDKDTAASASAGLAAEALFNVSGLDKQVKRFLPSNPVLRDLSFQISTTYNDATRQAEPTAQLESKILSDQLKIGMTQPVSGRGTRARAEYRFDNRLSAQAQWDNENSEASFGNLGLELKLSWEVE from the coding sequence TTGGCCACGAACAGCCGTCAGGGCGCGCGTTGGGCGCTGCTGGTGATTGCTCTCCTCATCGTGGGGGCGATCTTCGCCCTTCGTACGTCCGTGGCCTGGGAGACGGCTTGCACGCTCGCGCGGCGCAACCTGCCGGACCTCATCGGCCTGGATGTGGGCATCGGCCAGTGTGAGCTGGATCCGCTGGGGCAGAAGGTCATCATCCGAGGACTCTCGCTGTTCGCGCCTGGCACGGACACGCCGCTGCTGGCCGCGGATCTCGCCGAGGTCCAACTCGGGCTGACGCGGCCCTTCTCCGGCAAGGTGGCGCTGGATCTGCTGCGCGTGCAGCGGCCTCGTGTGGCGCTGGATCTGTCCCAGCCGTCCGCGAACGCCAAGCCAGGCGAGCCGGCTCCGTGCCCGCTGAAGCCACTGGAGCGGCTGAAGATCTCCCGGCTGGCGCTCACCGGCGCGCAGGTGCGAGTGGCTCTGCCCAACGGACGGCGCATCGAAGTGTCGGATCTGGACGTGGGGTGGAAGGAGCGCTGGGGCGTCTCCGAGTTCGACGTGGAGGCCCGTCGCGGTGTGGTGGTGCTGGGGCCCAGCGGTGGTGAGCTGCTGCTGGGGCGGCTGGTGCTCAGCGGCGGCTTGGACGTGGACGAGCAGCTGCTGCAGCTCAACCGCGCTGAGGTGGCGCTGGACGATGCGACGGTGAGCGCTTCGGGCCGTGTGGAGTCCCTGTGCCAGCCGGTGCTCGCGCTGGATGCGCAGGTGTTCCTCCCGCTGCGGACGCTGAAGGAGGCGGGGCTGCTGGAGCGGCCCGCGTCGGGGCATGTGTGGACGCGCCTCACGGTAACGGGCCGGCCTCTTGCGCCCAGCGTGTCCGTGGAGGTGTCCGCGAACAACCTGGCTTATGACCGCTACGGGCCCACTTCCCTCACGGCGCAGCTGCACTACCAGGGCGAGCGCGTGAAAGTGGAGAAGCTGACGGTGCCCGTGGGGAACGGGCGTGCCGAGGTGAGCGGCACGGTCCGGTTGGCTCCGGGCCTCCCGGTGGAACTGGACGTGAAGACGTATGACGCGTCCTTCGGCCGGATCCTCGCGCAGTCGGGGGTGAAGGGCTCCTGGGTGGACTTTCCGGCGACCGTCACAGGGCGCCTCACCGGGACGATCCTGCCTCGGCCACAGCTCTCGGGAGAGGCGGACTTGCGCACCGGCCACTTCGTACTGGCCACGCGCGCCTACGACGCGCCCGAGCAGAAGGGGCTCACGCTGCTGGAGTTCGACCGCGGCCGGGTGCAGGCCACCCTGAAGATCCTCTCGGACCGGGTGACGATCGACGGGCAGGTGGAGTCGGGCCGCTCGCGGATGAACACGGACGTCACGCTCTTCTATGACCCGGCGCGCGGGCTGGACGTGCGCGCGGATGGCGACCTGGAGCTCTCCGACTTCGGGGCCGTGGCCGGGCTGCCCTGGGCGGGCCGTGGCACGGCGAACCTCACCGTGGCGGGGCCGTACGTGGACGTGAAGGTGGATTCGAACGTCTCTTTCCGGGACTTCACCTTCTGGGGCTTAGGGATGGGGGTGGTGCAGGGCAAGGCGACGTACGAGGATCTGGTCCTGAGCTTCCCGACGATCACCGGGCAGAAGGGCCGCACCCAGTACTTCGGCAAGGCCGCGCTCACCTTCGGCAAGTCGCTGCACGCCAAGGCCGAGGTGAACGTGCCGCAGGGCCGCACCGAGGACCTGATCGATGTCATCGCCGGGCTCCACCCCAACATCGCCGTGATGCAAGGGACCATCGCCGGTCTGGCCTCGGGGCGCGTGGAGATCGACAGCCCAGTGGACCGCTTCGAGGGGCTGGTGGCGTTCGACTTCAAGAACACCACTTACTACGGGCGCCGGATGGGCGATGGCTCCTCGCGGCTGCGCTTCGTGGATGGCAAGGAGATGGTGCTGGAGCGCACCACGCTCGAGGGGCCGCTCGGCAAGAGCTGGGTGGAGGGCACCTTTACCTTCGCGGGTGGGCTGGACTACCGCTTCGGTGGCGAGAACCTCTCCCTGGCGGAGGCGATCGGGCCGGAGCTCGCAACGCGCATGGGCATGGAGGGCACGCTCACGCTGGAGGGCACGGTCAGCGGCAACTCCACGCTGCCCATCGTCGAAGGGACGCTGAAGGGCCCGCGCGTCACCTTCGCGGACCGCGACCTGGGCGCGATGCACCTGGTGGGCAAGATGACGGGCCGGGACTTCGAGGTCTCTGGCCAGCTCTTCAAGGACGCCAACGGATTCCTGACGATGAAGGTACGTGAGCCGTTCCCCTACGAGCTGTCCGTGGCGTTGGAGTTGCCGGAGATCCGCCCGCTGCTGCCCGCGAACGCGGTGACCCAGGGCATGTCCGGCTCATTGAAGGGGACCCTCAGCGCGCAGGGCAACATCCGCAACTATGAGGCCGTGCAGGTGACGGCGTTCGTGGACCAACTGTCCCTGGCGCGAGGCATCTTCCGGGGCCAGAACGAAGGGCCCATCTCACTGAGCTACATGGGCGGCCGGCTGAACGTGGAGCCTTTCACCTTTCGCGGGCCGGACCTGGAGGTGTCCGGTGCGGGCTGGATGGGGCCTCGTGCTCTGGACCTGAACGTGCGCGGTGGCATGGACCTGCGGGTGGCGGAGTCGCTGCTGCCCGAGGTGGAGCGCACCGGTGGCCGGGTGGAGTTCCAGGGCCAGGCCTCCGGCAACCTGGACAAGCCCTCGTTGGTCGGCGAGGCCTCTGTCTCCGATCTCCGGGTCTCCGCGAGGGGCCGCCCCGTCACGCTGCGCGCCGTGTCGGGCCTGGCCACCTTCACCGAGCAGGGCGTGCTGCTCAAGGGCTTCCGAGGCCTGCTCAACGAGGGGCGTGCCACTGCCAGCGGTGAGATCACCCTCAAGAACTTCTCGCCGGACAAGATCTCTTTGGCCGCGGAGCTGGAGGACGTGACGTACCGGTACTCGGACGACCTGCCCATCACCGCTTCGGGCGGGCTGCAGCTCACGGGGACCCCGGACGCACTGCTGCTCGCGGGCGACGTGGACCTGCTCCGGCTGCGCTACCAGAAGGGCCTGGAGCTGGACTCCATGCTCAAGAACCTCGGGCGGCGCACCGCGTCGGTGCTCCCCACCACGGCGGACAAGGCTCCCGAGTTCCTCACGTATGACGTGCGCGTTCACCTCAAGGACGTGCGGGTCGACAACAACCTGGCCCGCGCCCGGTTGTTGGGTGATTTGCGGCTGACGGGCACCAACGTGCGCCCAGGCGTGCTCGGCCGAGTGGAGGCGGAGGAGGGCAGTCAGGCCTTCTTCCGCAACAACCAGTTCACCATTACCCAAGCCGAGGTCGAGCTCCGGGACCGCTATGGCATCGATCTCGTGTTCGACGTGCGCGGGCAGACGCAGGTGCGCGAGTACACCCTGAAGGTGCACGCCTTCGGTCGGCCCGCGGACCCGCAGGTGCTCTTCTCCTCCGAGCCCTCCCTGGCCGAAGGCGATGTGGTCTCCCTCCTCACCCTGGGCGTGACGAGCACGGACAAGGACACGGCGGCCTCGGCCAGCGCGGGCCTGGCCGCCGAGGCGCTCTTCAATGTGTCCGGCCTGGACAAGCAGGTGAAGCGCTTCCTGCCCAGCAACCCGGTGCTGAGAGACCTGTCCTTTCAGATCTCCACCACGTACAACGATGCGACCAGGCAAGCGGAGCCGACCGCACAACTGGAGTCGAAGATCCTGAGCGATCAGCTTAAGATCGGCATGACGCAGCCAGTCAGCGGGCGTGGAACTCGCGCCCGGGCCGAGTATCGCTTCGACAACCGCCTCTCCGCGCAGGCCCAGTGGGACAACGAGAACAGCGAAGCCTCGTTCGGCAACCTTGGACTCGAGCTCAAGCTGAGCTGGGAGGTCGAGTAG
- a CDS encoding ExeA family protein: MTTYLDFFELTTEPFSNAPVSRFYYNSTQHSQALTRLMHAVGYMKGLSILVGDIGAGKTTLARRMLDSLPESEYEAALLVIIHSGITANWLLRRIALQLGVENPAQEKLALLSQLYQRLLQIYESGKKAVVLIDEAQMLETRELMEEFRGLLNLEVPERKLISFVFFGLPEIEKNLKLDPPLAQRVAFRYKLEPFTAESTEAYVKHRLRLAGSPRLPFTSEALLAIHKASGGTPRVINTLCDNALFEAFLSRHESIGEELIRRVADNLGLVGSALPPEAGAPTQPAPSPSSRPAGSKIDLAEIDRYLEGLGKL; the protein is encoded by the coding sequence ATGACGACCTATCTCGACTTTTTCGAGCTCACCACGGAGCCTTTCTCCAACGCTCCAGTCAGCCGGTTTTATTACAACTCCACGCAGCATTCGCAGGCGCTGACGCGGCTGATGCACGCCGTGGGGTACATGAAGGGCCTGTCCATCCTCGTGGGCGACATTGGCGCGGGGAAGACGACGCTGGCCCGGCGCATGCTCGATTCGCTGCCCGAGTCCGAGTACGAGGCGGCCCTGCTCGTCATCATCCACTCGGGTATTACCGCCAACTGGCTGCTGCGCCGCATCGCCCTGCAGCTGGGCGTGGAGAACCCGGCCCAGGAGAAGCTGGCCCTGCTGTCCCAGCTCTACCAGCGGCTCCTTCAGATTTATGAGTCCGGTAAGAAGGCCGTCGTCCTCATCGACGAGGCCCAGATGCTGGAGACGCGCGAGCTGATGGAGGAGTTCCGCGGCCTGCTGAACTTGGAGGTCCCGGAGCGCAAGCTCATCTCCTTCGTGTTCTTCGGGCTGCCGGAGATCGAGAAGAACCTCAAGCTGGACCCGCCGCTCGCCCAGCGCGTGGCCTTCCGGTACAAGCTCGAACCCTTCACCGCCGAGTCCACCGAGGCCTACGTGAAGCACCGCCTGCGGCTGGCGGGCTCGCCCCGGCTGCCGTTCACGTCCGAGGCGCTGCTGGCCATCCACAAGGCCTCGGGCGGTACCCCGCGCGTCATCAACACCCTGTGCGACAACGCCCTCTTCGAGGCGTTTCTGTCCCGCCACGAGTCCATCGGCGAGGAACTCATCCGTCGCGTGGCGGACAACCTGGGCCTGGTGGGCTCGGCGTTGCCCCCCGAGGCGGGCGCACCGACCCAGCCTGCTCCCTCGCCCAGCAGCCGGCCAGCCGGCTCGAAGATCGACTTGGCGGAGATCGACCGCTACCTCGAAGGGCTCGGTAAGCTGTAG